The nucleotide sequence TCCAGACTTCCATGCCTGGTATGTGCCTGAACTCATCTctgagccctgagctggagctgtgtgcttCAGTCCTCCACAGCACACTCAGAAATGGGTGTTGCAGTTGTATTAATTCTTACCATTCCATCCTAGTTTGTGCCTTGGTTGTAGAACCTGGATGAGAACCTGATCTTTGTAAAGCAGGTTCTCCTTTTATgcagagcttttcctttctttgcatttatCCAGAGGTTCtcctcagcaccagcagaaTGGCACAGCCAGTAATTTTGATTGCAGCAGgcattttgggaaggaaaatattGCCAAGGATTAGCTAACAGAAGGTAGGGCTTCTGTTGTGTGAAGGTGTGAGTGGAGgaattaaatagaaattatgaAGGGAAGAATGAAAGATTGTTATTTTCAAAGTTCAGTAAAATCTGAGAGATGTTTGTCATGGAGAAGGAGAACAAAGAATTCTAAAATTAGCAACAGATtcaatgggtttttttgagctCTTGCATCCTTTTGAGGCAGCTTTATTAAATTACTTATTAAATTAGTTTGGTGTGTGGAAAAGTTTCCCATAAAACCTGAAATAAGCTTGTGACTAATTAGAATCACAGATTCATGgaacagcccaggctggaaaggaccttggAAGAGCATCTGGCCCAGCCTTTCATGGAAAGAGACACCAGATGAGGGTATCCAGCTCCCTGTGCAATTGCACCTTGAAAACCTTCAGtgatggggactccaccacatccctggggaggTTGTTCAGTGAATGACTGATCTCACTGTAAAAACTTATTTCTTACATCGAGATGAAAACTCTGCCAATTCAACTTGTACCTATTATCTCTTGTATTCTTGCTGTGGCTTCTGGTGAAGTGAGAGCCTCTATCCTCTTTGCAGTTGCCCTGTAAGTAGTACTGTGATGAGGTTGCCCCTGGGCCTGCCCTTTTCCAGGGAGAAGGGGCTTCATTCCTTCAGTGAAAGGACACCCAACTTCTTCACATGTGTCTCATCCTGAAGGAAAGCTCTTCTGTTCACCAGTGATGGTTCTTAGCTGGAGTGATGGCCATGTCTTTGTCTTTGTGCAGCTGTTATGGTGCTGACTTTAGAAAGGATCTGTGACTAGGTGAAGTAAATTCATCAGGCACAATACAACATACCAGTTGCTTCAAATAGTAGTATGTAAGGGTCTTGAAACATGCCAGAAATTTAGATTTCCtctttctgatttgtttttggTGAAATTTTTAATACTTCTTGTCTCTTCCTTGCTTACTCGGATGTGTAATGTCCTGCTCATCTTAGTGCAATAAACCTTTAGGAGTGTGGAGCTGGTCAGCAGGGCCAAGGCAGACATGACTGAAAACTACACCATCAATTGGaattaaaaatcaatattaAGCACAGGGAGTAGCAGGCTAATATTCCATTCTGTGCATAAAATGCATTCTATCCCCAATTGATAGATTTGGTCTGCATTGCCTGAACTCCTTGTCTGGAGTGCAGGAGTTTGAAGAGCCACATGTTTGGCACAGGTGAGAAACAGTGGCAAGGAGGAGGTGGTGTTTGGTCGTGGTGAGGAGCAGCCGAGGAGGTCTGAGCATGAACATTCCAGTtctctttccagctcttccagTGCTCTTCTGTTGCTACTTAACCCAACTGTTCAGAGCAAATCTTGCAAGGATTTGCCACCTGGGTTGTGGTATAATGTGCCTTTATTAATGACACTGgtaattattttgaatattttgatTCAAAAGTAAATCTAACTCCTGCTCTAAATCCTGCTTTCATctcatgtgggtttttttcatgttttcttagGCAGCACCTGATCTAAGCCGAGATATCATTGCTTCTGCTCAGTGCATCTTGGACAGAGAAAATTTTGTGAGGGTAAGTGTGCTcttttctcatttgctgtgTGCTTTCATGCATGTAGGTGTTTTTAGTTCTTAAACAGTGATTCATGAGAAAATGTTAATTGCCTGTATTCTTAAAAAACTAATTTCGAGTTTTGAGCTTCTGATCTTTTCAGTCCACTCTGGATAAGACTGAAGTAGTAACCCTGAATGTGAATCCCAGGTGACTTAAACTGCCTGTTTGCACTAATATTTGTTCTGTGGGTGTGGTAATTTGTGACAGTGGTGCTGTGAGCAAAGGGCAGGAGGGCTGCTCTGATCTGCTCCAGCAGATTGCCAATCCTGAAGGGAATGTCCTTCTGCTGCCTGTCTTGCACAGTCTGGTGGTTGCagccccctgctctgcagtgatttCTGCTCAGTGACCTGATGGGAAAAAGTGAGTCATTTTCTGCCAATTTTGCACCACATCTTCAAAAATTAAGGGTCTAAATGCCAGAGCTCTTGAAAGGGCAAGCTTGGAAATAAGTGGTGGgaagtggagagggaggagcagaaggaagggctggaaaaTAGATGACTTTGAGCAGTGAGCAGTCAGGTCAGCCAAGCTGCAAACTTTTACATGTGGAATCGCTACTGTCACTGATCAATAGTTTatatggtttttattttccatttcttactTAAGGAGCTGGACAGACATTTGAAGCACAGGGATTTCCTAGAACTGAGAAAGACAGAGCTTCTGTACAAAAAATATCTTGAGAATGTTTCAGAGCCACTTATGCAGAAATTGAAGGACAAAATGAACAGCCAGTCAGAGAAAGAAGCGTGGAAAAGGAGACAAGAACAATTGTCTCAATATTTAAACTACTGTGCAAAGAAGGTATCAAtgagaaatacatttctgttATGGAGGGGGTTGTATACAGAGGGTTGTGGACAAGTTCAGGGGTTTAGCTGCTATTTCCTGCTTCTGAAGTAACGTGGAGTTCAGATATACCTTGCCTGTAACTTACTTTTCCCAAGGACTTCTGTAATGGTGATGTTACAGCTGCCTACATTCACCAGCAGCTATGAACAGCAGCATTACTTGATGCAGTGAACACGTATTGGAGTCTGAATATGGTGAGACACGCTGCTGAGGTGTGCTTGCCTCTGTGGGCTGGACCATTTAGGAGGAAAACCTTGAGCTCTGTCTGCTCAAACCAAAGGCTGAGTGAGCAGGGTGTGGGCTGCACTCTCAAGTCTCAGGAGTTCAGCTACAGCAGTACTGCAGCTCTGTTGGCAGAGCATGAGTGAAATGATTTTGTGGCCTTGGATGCTACTGATCAAgcttcataaaagaaaaaatatgggAACAGGGAGATACAAAAAATTTTGTTAAGTCTGCATGCAGGTAAGGGACCCAACTCATGGATTTTGTAGTTCCATGTGTTTCAGTGTTCACAAAAATAGCAAATTGCAGTCACTGTAGAAAATACTTGttagttttcttcattttgctccTCATTTCACACCACTCTTGAATATCAGATCCCACAAGTAAACTTTCTGCATctcaggaatgaaaaaaaagagaaaaataaaagcagttatGTAATCTGCCACAAAAATAATACTTTATGAGAACAGGTAGTTGTTGTCAGTGGAAACCACTGCACAGTGGAGTTGTGAGACTGTAAACAACCTAGTTATCCAGAAATGAAAATGCCATGGGAGCTGTGTTGTTTTAAAGAGACTAGAACTACCTTTTTCACAGGCCTGAAGTGACAGACCCATGCATGTAAACTGCATGAAATTACAAAGAACTGAACCAGTCCTACTGCTGGAGTCCTGGGATTTAGGCTATGTTGGGTGTACTGCACATGTCTGGGTCTGCATCAGTCCATCTTGcaagctgctgtgccaggtcaGGAATTTGATGGGTGCCCTCCAGAAGTAATGGCTGATGTACTGGGATGTGTGCTTCTGCCtgaaggggagcagcagcatcagtgATCAGCTTCTacctcttctcctttctctgtggTGTCAGGTCTGTCACAAGCATGTCTGAAAAGTAGGCTTTTTGCATAAGTTTGCATTAACTGTGGCAGCATATGATAGATTTTGCAGAACTTGAGACACTTGTGTGGGTTAGTTAATGTGGGTAATTCTGGAtgtgttttcccttccctcccttcttttTGCCCATTTTCTTTTGCCCTCTTCCCTGTTATCAGCCTTCTCCTTCACTTGTGGCAGTGTTGTTGATGAGATGGAGCTGTGGCCTGGACCATGAGGTGTGGGTTCAAGTCTTTATTCCAATGT is from Serinus canaria isolate serCan28SL12 chromosome 3, serCan2020, whole genome shotgun sequence and encodes:
- the FAM228B gene encoding protein FAM228B isoform X2; protein product: MGSANYSKGPWLQRFANGKPVRKPKQQEPWKAAPDLSRDIIASAQCILDRENFVRELDRHLKHRDFLELRKTELLYKKYLENVSEPLMQKLKDKMNSQSEKEAWKRRQEQLSQYLNYCAKKGYVFLDDYDPSEYDPFFQKTRTDCWKV
- the FAM228B gene encoding protein FAM228B isoform X1, whose amino-acid sequence is MGSANYSKGPWLQRFANGKPVRKPKQQEPWKAAPDLSRDIIASAQCILDRENFVRELDRHLKHRDFLELRKTELLYKKYLENVSEPLMQKLKDKMNSQSEKEAWKRRQEQLSQYLNYCAKKGYVFLDDYDPSEYDPFFQKTRTDCWKDGIHQPAQ